Below is a window of Buchnera aphidicola str. Ak (Acyrthosiphon kondoi) DNA.
ATATCGATTCATTCTTTTTTCCCTTTTTTAAAACATCATGCACTGTAAAAATATCTTTGTCACCCCGACCAGAAAGATTAACAATTAAAATTTGTTTTTTTTGAGGATGCATTTTCATTATTTTTAATGCATATGCTAAGGCATGAGAAGATTCTAAAGCAGGAATAATGCCTTCTTCTCTACATAAAGATTGAAATGCATTGATCGCTTCTTGATCAGTAATAGATACATATTGAGCACGATGAGTGCTATTTAACCAAGCATGTTCAGGTCCTACAGACGGAAAATCTAATCCTGCTGAAATCGACCAAGATTCTTGAATTTGTCCCTCTTGATTTTGCATTAAATGAGATTTCATACCAAAATAAATACCAGTTCTACCATGTTTTAATGGTGCTCCATGTTTTCCTGTATGTATGCCATGACCTGCTGGTTCTACACCAATTAGATTAACTTTATCATAAATAAAATCTGAGAATATTCCAATTGCATTGGAACCTCCTCCGATACATGCAATAATTGAATTTGGAAGCTTATTTTCTTGTTCTAAAATTTGTTTTTTTGTTTCTTCTCCAATCATTTTCTGAAATTCACGAACAATAGTAGGATAAGGATGTGGTCCAGCTGCAGTACCAATCATATAATGAGATGTTTTATAAGTACTAGACCAATCACGTAAAGCTTCATTACATGCATCTTTTAATGTACCAGAACCATTTTTTACTGATATAACTTTTGCACCCATTAATTGCATGCGAAAAACATTTGTACTTTGTCTTTTAACATCTTTAACTCCCATGTAGATTCTACATTTTAAATTTAACAATGCACAAGCAATAGCAGCAGCTACACCATGTTGACCAGCACCTGTTTCAGCAATGATTTCTTTCTTTTTCATTCTAATTGCCAACATAGCTTGTCCTAAAACTTGATTAGTTTTATGTGCTCCACCATGTAGCAAATCTTCTCTTTTTAGATAAATACGCGTTTTTGTACCTTTGGTTAAATTTCTACATAAAGTCAATGGAGTGGGTCTTCCAGCATAATTTTTTAATAAATCATGAAATTTTTTTTGAAAATCAGTGTCTTCTTGTGCAGAAACAAAATTTTTTTCTAATTCAAATAAAGCAGGCATTAATATTTGAGGTACATACATACCACCAAATTCGCCAAAATAAGGATTTAGTAAAGTCACGTAATAGTTTCTCCTATCGTTTATTTAAAAAAAAGTTATTTAACAATATCTTAGTCGTTGAAAAATTAATCTTATTTTTTCATGATTTTTAATACCAGGAGATATTTCTATACCAGAATTAAAATCTAATCCTGAACAATGGAATTTGGAAGCAATAGTACAATTCTCTAAATTAATTCCCCCAGCTAAAATAACGTTGTCTAAAACCTGATTATGTAAAATAGACCAATTAAAAGATGTATTACTTCCTCCAAAAAAAGAGTCAAAAACATACATATTTATATTTTTATACTTACGATCAGGTAATTTAGATTGAATAGAAAAAGCTTTCCAAATTTTAACTTTGTCAGATAGTATATTTCTTAATTTATTAATATAGTCTTGATTTTCTTGACCATGCAATTGAACGGCATAGAGAGACAGTTCTTCAGAAAATTGAGCAATAGTATTTATATCTTCATTTTGAAAAACTCCTACAAACCTTAATTGGCTATTTATGATAATATTTTTGGCAGTTTTTTTAGTAATATAACGAAGAGAATTTTTTACAAAAATCAGTCCGCCATAAATTGCCCCGCATTTTTCAGATATTTGTATATCAGTATTCCGAGTTAACCCACAAATTTTATTATTGCCAAATATTATAGAACGTACCCCGATTTCTAAATTATTTTTCGACATTAAATGTGAACCAATTAAAAAACCATTAACAAATTTACCAAGTTTTTTTATTTCACTATTTTTTGTTATGCCTGATTCGCTAATTATAATAATATCTTTTTTAATTAAAGAAGATAAAATGCGAGTACGATTCAAATCAATTGACAAATCGTTTAAATTACGATTATTAATACCGATAATATTGGCATTTAATGCAAGGGCACGTTCTAATTCTTGTTTATTATTTACCTCAGTTAATATTCCCATATTTAATAGTTTTGCTATTTTAGATAATTCTTGATACTTTGCATCATCTAAAACAGATAACATTAATAAAATAGCATCTGCATTATAGTATCTAGCTAAATATACTTGATATGGATCAATAAAAAAATCTTTACATAAAACAGGCTGAGTAACACATTTTCGTACTATGTTTATAAACTTTAAATTTCCATGAAAATATTTTTCATCTGTAAGAACCGAAACAGAAGAAGCATATTTTTTATACACATTAGAAATTGCAACTAAATCAAAGTTATTTCTAATAATCCCTAAAGAGGGCGATGTTTTTTTGTATTCTAATATAAAACATGGTTTTTTTTCTTTTAAAGAACTATAAAAATCTCGTGTCTTTATATTGATTTTATTTTTAAAACTACATAGAGGTTGGTTTTCTTTTCTCAATGTAATCCAATATATTTTATCTTTTATAATTTTTTTAAGTATATTTTCTTGCATAATTGTCTTCTTTTAGCATATCAGAAACATTTCTTATGTGTTTGTAAACATCTCCACTTCTGATTTTATGTAATGCTAGCTCTGTATTTTCTTTTAAATTTTCATTTCCAAAAACTTTTAATAATAATGCTACATTTACTGCTATTAATTCTTCATGTAATCTATTACCTTTACCTTGCATTATTTGACTGATTATAAAGTGATTTTCTTCTAATGAGTTTATTTTTAATCTATTTTTAGGATGGGTTTTTAATCCGAAACTTTCTGGTTGCAATTCGTAAGATATAATTTCTTTATTAAGTAATTCAGAAACATATGTTGTTCCAAATAAAGTAACTTCATCAGTATCATCACTGTGTACAATTATTCCTCTTGTATATTTTAGATTTTGTAATATTTTAACTGTAGGACCGATGAGTTTTTTGTTATATACACCAATAACTGTAAGAGGAGGTACTGCAGGATTAAGAAAAGGTCCTAATAAATTAAAAATAGTTTTAGTTTTTAGGTTTTTACGAACATTATTAGAATATTTAAAACCATCGTGATATTTAGGTGCAAATAAAAAACAAATATTTAATTCATCTAGAGTTTGACGAGATTTTTCTGGAGATGCATTTAAATTTATATTTAATTTCTCTAAAAGATCAGAAGAGCCTGATTTACTAGAAATCTTTTTATTGCAATGTTTAATAACTTTAAAACCACATGCAGCGGCAACAAACGCACTTGCAGTTGAGATGTTAATAGTATTTTTATTATCGCCACCCGTCCCTACAATATCAGAAAAAATGTAATCAGGTTTTGGAAAAAATTTCATTTTTTCTGAAAATGCGTATATTGCTCCGGTTATTTCTTCAATTGATTCACCCCGTATTCGCATTGCTGTTAATATAGATGCTAATTGTATATCTGTTATTTTTCCAAAAGAAATCAATTTAAATAATTGATAACTTTCTTCTTGAGTTAAAGATTTTGAATCATAAATTTTATTTAAAATATTTTGCATTTATTACCTTTAAAAATTTTTTAAAAATAAATATTTATTAATTGTAAAATGTTTTAAAATTTATATTTTTTAAATTTCACAATAATCTATTGATGTAAATAATTCAATTTAAATTTAAAAAACTTTATTTTATATGATTTTTACAAACGAATTTTATACTAAAAAAATAAAAATATAACTATCATTTTAGAGCATTATATATGTTATATTTTTATTTTTTGGAGTTTTTACATGAATAAAATGTTAGTAATAATATTATTTTCTTTAGTATCTCTTACTTGGGGGACTACTTGGATCGCAATGAAAATCGCAACAGAAACAATTCCTCCATTTTTTGCTACTGGAATACGCTTTTTAGTCGCCTCTCCTTTGTTAATTATTATTGCATATTATACACAAACGCCTCTTTTATTTCCATATGGACAAAGATGGTTTCAATTTATCATTTCTATTTTTTATTTTTCTATACCATTTACATTAATGTTGTATGGAGGAACTTATGTAAGCTCTTCTATCGCATCTATTATATTTTCAAATATGCCTGTAGCTGTATTAACAGTATCATTTTTATACTTAAAACAAAAATTATTTTTAACTCAAAAAATAGGTATTTTGATTTCTTTAATTACATTATTAACTGTTTTACTGATAGAATTAGAATCAGAATGTTTTTTTCAATGGAAAGGAATTTTAGCTTTACTTTTTGCATTGTTTAGTCATGCTTTTATTTATGCAGAATGTCAAAAAAAATGCTGTAATGTATCTGTTATTACTTTTAATGCTTTACCATCGTTAGTGTCTGGAATATTATTATCTACTATATCTTGGTTTATAGAAAATCCTCATATTGATACTTTTTCTAATAGATCTATTTTAGCTATATTTTATCTCGGAGATTTTTCTGGAATTTTTGGTATTTTATCTTTTTTTTATTTGCAACAGAAAGTAAGTGCATTTTATGCTTCTACTGTTTTTTTAATTTTTCCAGTTATTGCTGGATTTTTAGAAAATTATATTTATAAAAATACAATTTTACTATGTGAAATGTGGTTTATTTTCCCATTAATTATAGGAATATTATTAACTTTGATTCCAGTTGATTATCTAAAAAAAATAAAAAATAAACCATAAATAATTAAATTATAAAAGGTTTTAGATAGATGAGTGAAAAAATACAAAAAATATTGTCTCATTTTGGATATGGTTCACGTCGAAATATTGAAAAATTGATTCAATGTGGGAATATATCTATCAATGGGATAAAAGCAATAATTGGTCAACGTTTAGATTATAAAAATATTGGAGAAGTTAGGATAAAAGGAGAAATAATATCTATAAAAAAAACATATTTTAAAACAAAAGTAATAATTTATAATAAACCAGAAGGAGAAATTTGTACTAGAAATGATGTCAAGAAAAGACCTACTGTATTTGATAAATTGCCTTTTTTAAATATTCATCGATGGATTAGTATTGGAAGATTAGATCTTAATACTAGAGGGTTATTATTATTTACAAATAATGGAAATCTAGCTAATAAACTCATGCATCCCAAGAACAAAGTAGAGAGAGAATATTATATTAGAGTTTTTGGACAAATTAATAAAAATACAATGAATATTTTAAAAAATGGAGTTAAAATTAAAGATGGTTATGCTTCATTTAAAAGTATAGAACCTATTGATTGTAAAGACTCAAGAAAAAATAAATGGTTTAAAGGTGTTTTATGTGAAGGAAAAAATCGTGAAATCAGATCCATGTGGAAAACTGTAAAATGTCAAGTTAGTAGATTAATCAGAATAAGGTATGGGAATATTATTTTGCCTAAAAATTTACAATTAGGGCATTGGACTGAATTAAATTCCACATTAGTAGATAATTTATCTAATTTAGTTGCTTAAAGAGAATACTAAAAATTTTTATATAAAAAATTCTTTATATATTTATTTGACAAAAACATTTTAGCTGTCTTTTAAAAAAGGTTCATTGTGTGAATTTACTTTTAAATTATGAATTATTCTTAGCAAAAATTATTACTTTTATTATAATCAGCATCTCTACATTGACTTTATTTTATACAATAATAAAAAGAAAAAAAAACACTGATAGTAAAATAAAAATTACTTTACTTGAAGATAATTATAAAAATATAAAAAATAAAATCTTATTATCCACAATGGAAAATTTTGAAAAAAAAATATGGTTTGAAAAAGAAAAAATAAAAAATAAAAAAAACAAAAAAAAAATATTAGAAAATAAAGATCAATATCTTAAAAATAAAAAGAAAAAATTATATATTTTAGATTTTAAGGGAGGAGTTTATGCAAATGAAGTGATGGGATTGCGAGAAGAAATATCTGCTGTACTTTCTGTGGCAAATAAAAATGATGAAGTTTTATTACGTTTAGAAAGCTCTGGAGGTGTAATTCATGGATATGGATTAGCTGCTTCTCAATTAAATAGATTGCGTCAACGAGGAATACATCTAATTGTATCTGTTGATAAAATTGCAGCAAGTGGAGGATATATGATGGCATGTGTTGCAGATTATATTGTTTCAGCACCATTTGCAATAATAGGTTCAATTGGAGTGGTAGGTCAAATACCCAATTTTAACAAACTATTAAAAAAATACAATGTGGATGTTGAGCTTCATACTGCAGGAGATTATAAACGCACCTTGACAATGTTTGGACATAACACTCAATCAACACGTGATAAATTCTGTGAAGAATTAAATATGACACATAAACTTTTTAAAAATTTCATAAAAGAAATGAGACCATCTTTAGATATTGAAAGTGTGTCTAATGGAGAGCATTGGTTTGGGACAATGGCTTTAGAAAAAAAATTAGTTGATCAAATTAGTACAAGTGATGATATTCTAATGTCGAAGATGGGAGAATACACTTTGTTGAACATTCAATATATTTATAAAAAAAAAATATTAGAACGTTTTACTTCTTCTATAGTACATAATATTAGAAAAATTTTACTTAAAATATTTTTTCATAAAAATTATTTATAATTTTAAAAAAAAATTTTACATATAATTCATGTTGTGTTAATTATTTTTTTAGAATATAGATTAATATGATTTACTGGGTAAAAACATGAAAAAATCTCTTGTTATAGTTGAATCTCCAGCAAAAGCAAAAACTATAAATCAATATTTAGGTGCTGAATACATAGTAAAATCTAGTATAGGACATGTACGAGATTTAATAACAGGTAAATCCCAAAATAAAGAAAAAAATAAAAAACATCCTAATGAAAGTATTTTTGCAAAACCAAATAAAAAAACTCTTTTGATAAAAAAAATGGGTATTGATCCCTATCACAATTGGAAAGCTGAATATTATATTTTACCTGGCAAAGAAAAAATAATTTCTGAATTGAAATCTATTGCTAATCAGGTAAATCATATATATCTTGCTACAGATCTAGATAGAGAAGGCGAAGCAATAGCTTGGCATTTAAAAGAAGTTATTGGAGGCGATTCTTCTAAATTTAGTCGTGTCGTATTTAATGAAATTACTAAACACTCAATAAAAAAAGCATTTCAAAACGTCGGTCATATAAATATGAATCGAGTACATGCACAACAAGCACGTCGTTTTATGGATCGAGTGGTAGGTTATATGATTTCACCTTTATTATGGAGAAAAATTTCAAGAGGGTTATCTGCAGGACGAGTTCAATCTGTAGCGGTTCGTATAATTGCCGATCGTGAAAAAATTATAAAAAATTTCATTCCAGAAGAATATTGGAAATTAAATTTATCGCTATTTACTAAAGATAAAAAAAAGATTGAAATGGATGTCACACATTATAATAATAAAATATTCCGCCCTAAAAATAGAAATGAAATATATTATGCAATAGAGAAAATAAAAAAATCATTATTTTTTGTTAAAAATTATGAAGAAAAAATATTTTATAAAACTGCGTCTGCTCCATTTATAACCTCTACTTTGCAACAATCTGCTAGTCTTCGTTTAGGATTTAGTGTAAAAAAAACAATGTTTTTAGCACAAAAACTATATGAAGAAGGTTATATAACTTATATGAGAACTGATTCTAATTATTTAAGTAAACATGCAATTAAAAAAGTCAGAACATATATAAAAAATTATTATGGGGATGATTATTTACCTAAAGAACCTAATTTATATTCCAATCGAAAACATTCTCAAGAAGCTCATGAAGCCATTCGACCATGTGATATTAAAATCGAAAATATCAACTCAGATAATTTAAGTTCTAGTGCTAAAAAATTGTATAAGTTAATTTGGAATCAATTTGTAGCTTGTCAAATGACATCAGTAAAATATAAATCTATTACTATAATAGTCCTAGCTGATCTGTTTAAACTACAAAAAAACGAACAAATAGTACTATTTAATGGTTGGACTAGACTTCTAATAGAAGAAAAGAATATAAATTATGAATTTCCTGTTCTAAATATAGGAGATATTTTGTTTATAGATAAAATTACACCTAATCAAAAATTTACTAAACCTCCACCACGTTTTAGTGAAGCATCTTTAGTGCGTGAATTAGAAAAAAAAGGTGTTGGAAGACCTTCTACTTATTCTGTAATCACATCAAAAATACAAGACCGAGGATATGTTAAAATCAAAAAAAATAAATTTTATGCAGAAAAGATGGGAGAAATTCTTACTATTAGATTAAAAAAAAGTTTTAGCAATTTAATTGATTATAATTTTACTGCCTATATGGAGGAAAAACTTGATAAAGTTGCTGATAATAAAATTGCTTGGAAAAATGTACTTGATTCATTTTTTGAAGATTTTTCTAAGCAATTAGAAAAAGCTAAAAAAAGTCCAGAAGAAGGAGGTATGGAATTAAATAGCATTGTTCCAACTTCAATTAAATGTCCAATGTGTTGTAAAAAAATGGGAATTAAGACTGCTATAACTGGTGTTTTTCTTAGTTGTTTAGGATATAATAATATTGATATTACAAAACGTTGCAAACAAACTATAAACCTTATTTCACTGAATGATTTTAATAAAGAAGAAGATAATCACAGACAGATGTCTCTAGAATTAATGAATCGATGTGACGAATGTAATATGTCTATGGATAGTTATTTTATTGATAAAAAACTAAAATTACATATCTGTATTAATAATCCTAGTTGTCTTGGCTATAAAATTGAAAAAGGAGTTTTTAAAAGTCCTGTTTATTTATCTGAAATAATTCAATGTGAAAAATGTAATGGTGACATGATGTTAAAAACAGGTCCATTTGGTAAATTTTTTATATGTATTAATAAAACATGTAAAAATACAAGAAAGATTTTGCCCAATGGTGAAATATCTGATCCGAAATTAGAACCGATTCCCTTTCCACAATTATTATGTAAAGAATCTGATGCATGGTTTGTTTTGCGAGAGGGAATTTCCGGTATTTTTTTTGCTGCAAACACTTTTCCTAAATCACGTGAAACTAGATCTCCATTTGTAGAAGAATTAGCTCGATTTCAATATTTGTTACCAGAAAAAATACATTATTTATCTAGTGGTCCTATAATAGATGATTATGGTAATAAAACTATTGTATGTTTTGATAGAAAAACAAAAAAGCATTATATTACTTCTAAAAAAGAAGGAAAATTTACAGGTTGGTCAGCTATATTTATTGATAAAAAATGGTGTGTAACAAGCAAATAGCATTTAAGAAAACGTAATTTTTAATTAAATTATTTTAAATAATATTTGCGTATTTTTTCAGTAATTAATCTAATTAATTTTGGACTGCTGGTTATATTACCAGAATGACAATCTTCATATTGGTGTCCTCCTGTAAAATCACTGATTAAACAACCAGATTCTCGAACTTGTAACTTACCTGCTATAAAGTTATTAGGTTCTAAATCAAAATCAAATAAACAATCTATTTTTCCAGCTGCAACGTAAGCCAAATCGAGTACAGTAGAACCAGTACATCTAAAAGAAATGCCAGATAAAATTAATTTTTGATATATTTTAAAAGAAGATAAAATGTCATTTTGAATTTTATTAGGTAGATTAACAGCAATCGTTGTTTGATCTAAAGTATTAACTTTGCTGCATCTAGTACGGTATCCATTTAATTGAGAACCTTGTCCTTTTACAGCTGTAAATAAATCATTTTTTATAGGATCATATATTACAGAAATTTCAGTTCTGTTTTTCACAATAACAGCAATAGAAATGCAAAAATACGGAAAACATTTAATAAAATTATTTTTTCCATCTAATTCATTGATAACCCAAATAGTGTTTTTTTCATTTTTTTTAATAAAAATATTTTCATTTTTTTTTAAAATAATATGATTAGGATAAGATCTATGAATAATTTCACTTATTATTCTATTTGTTTTATACATTATGTTTTTTATAAATGTTTTGTTTTTTTCTAAATCTTCTATAATAAATTTATATGTATCATAATTTTGAATAATAACGTTTCCTCCTTTTCGTACTGCACGAATAGCAATATTTAACATTGGATGCATGGTAATCTCCTAAATTTTAAACTTTTTTAGAATAATATCATGATTTAAATATCTTTAATATGCATTAAGAAATAATAATATTTTTTAAAATATTAAAACAGTGTGAAAATTAATGAACTTATTATATTAATTGAGTTATATAAAATTATAATACATTTTTACTATTTTTTTTCTTCTAGGGTGAAATTTTAAATGAAAAAGTATTTTTTAGTAATTCATTTCAGGTCTATAGATGAATAAAAATATCAATATATTAAATATTTCAACATCTAAAATTAATTTGTTAGATTTAAATCGTCAAGATCTAAGATGTTTTCTTATTTCTTTAGGTGCAAAAAATTTTTGTACAGATCAAATCATGAATTGGATTTATAATTATTACTGTAATGATTTTAATAAGATGTTTAATATTAGTAAAAAAATAAGAAATCAATTATATGAAAAATCTCATATATTTGCATCAAAATTTATAGAAGAAAAAGTCTCTTATGATGGTACGATAAAATGGATTACTTCTATTCATAATCAAAAAATTGAGACAGTTTATATTCCTGAAAAAAAACGCTCTACTCTTTGTGTTTCTTCACAAATAGGATGTGCTTTAAAATGTCATTTTTGTGCTACTGGACAAGCAGGTTTTCAACGTAATTTAAAAGTTTCTGAAATTATTGCTCAAGTTTGGCGAGCAAATAAAACATTAAAAGAAAAAAAAATTGCAAATGGTGTTACTAATATAGTCTTTATGGGTATGGGTGAACCTTTATTAAATTTAAATAATGTTGTTTCTGCATTAAAAATAATTTTAGATAAAAATGGTTTTGGTTTATCAAAACGTCGCATTACTTTATCAACTTCAGGAATAGTTCCGGCTTTAGATAAATTAAGACATATGATTGATGTTTCTTTAGCAATTTCTTTACATGCTCCGAATGATTCTATTAGAAATTGTATTATGCCGATTAATAAAAAATATAATATTTCTTCCGTTTTAAATTCGACATTAAAATATTTAAAATATTCTAATGCAAATCGAGGTGGAGTGACAATAGAATACGTTATGTTAGATGGAGTCAATGATTCTAATGAAAATGCTCAACAATTAGCTAGTTTATTGAGTCGAATACCTAGTAAAATTAATTTAATCCCTTGGAATTCTTTTTTAGGTTCATCTTTTTTATCTAGCAGTATGAATCGAATAAATATTTTTGCAAATATTTTAAGAAAAAAAGGATTTACTGCAATGATTAGAAAAAACAGAGGAGACGATATTCATGCTGCATGTGGTCAATTAACTGGTAATATAACTAATCGTTCTAAAAAATAATTTATTTATTATTCCTTCTATTATATATGAATATATAAAAAAAAATTTATGAATAAATATAAAATCATTAACAGAAGAAAATCTGATCGCATCTATATCGGAAAAGTACCTATTGGAAATAACTCTCCTATTTCAGTTCAATCAATGACTAATACCAAAACTATAAATACTTTAGATACTATTAATCAAATTTTAGAATTACAAAAAGTAGGAGTAGATATCGTTCGTATTTCTATACCGACTTTAAAAGCCGCAGAATCATTTAAAGAAATTAAAAAACGAGTTCAAATTCCATTAATTGCAGATATACATTTTGATTATAGGTTAGCCTTAAAAGCTATAGAATATGGAGCAGATTGTTTAAGAATTAATCCTGGAAATATTGGAAATAAAAAAAGAGTATCCGAAATAATTAATTATGCAAAAGATAAAAATATATCTATGCGTATTGGTGTAAATGCAGGATCATTAGAAAAAGATATATTAAAAAAACATAAAACTCCTACTCCAGAAGCTTTAGTAGAATCAGCGATGAGACATATAGAATATTTTGATGCTTTAGATTTTAATCAATTTAAAGTCAGTGTTAAGGCATCTGATGTTTTTTTAGCAGTAGAATCATATCGGATATTAGGAAAAAAAATTACACAACCTTTACATATTGGAATTACAGAAGCGGGAGGTTTAAGAAATGGAACAGTAAAATCTTCTATAGGTATTGCTTTATTATTATTAGAAGGTATTGGAGACACAATACGAATTTCATTAGCTGCAAATCCTATTCAAGAAGTAAAAGTAGGTTATGATATTTTAAAAGTCTTAGGTCTAAGATCAAGAGGAATTAATTTTATTGCTTGTCCTACTTGTTCAAGACAAGAATTTGATGTAATTAATACGGTAAATCAATTAGAAAAAAAATTAGAAGACGTTTCAACTTCTATAGATGTATCAATTATTGGTTGTATTGTGAACGGGATAGGAGAAGCTAAAACAGCAACATTAGGTTTAACAGGAAATTATAAAAAAAGTTCATTTTATGAAGATGGAATACGTCAACAAAAAAAAATCAAAAATGAAAATATTATAGAAATCATGGAAATCAAAATTCGAGAAAAAATAAAAAAGATAGATGAATTAAATAATAAAAAAAACAATATTTAACTATATATTTCAATTAATTTACATGGAATAAAAGAGAAAATAGTGAATAAAGAAATTAAATCAATTAGAGGGATGCATGATTATCTTCCAAAAGAATTAAAAATATGGAATTATATAGAAATTATATTAAAAGAAGTTCTAACGAGTTACTGTTATTTAGAAATTAGATTGCCTATATTAGAAAAAACTGAAATTTTTAAAAGAGCAATTGGTAATGTTACTGATGTAGTAGAAAAAGAAATGTACTCTTTTAACGATCGAAAAGGTAACAGTTTAACCTTGCGTCCAGAAGGCACTGTCGGTTGTGTACGAGCTATCATACAAAATCATTTATTAAATAAAAAAAATAATAAATTTTGGTATTTAGGCCCTATGTTTCGATATGAAAGACCACAAAAGGGGAGATATCGTCAATTTTATCAATTAGGTGCAGAAGTCTTTGGATTTGATACAGAAGATATAGATTTAGAAATTATTATTTTGACAAATCGTTTATGGAAAAGAATTGGTATTGATTCAGATGTAATATTAGAAATTAATTCAATTGGTTCTAAAACAGATCGTTTTCAATATAAAAAAGAACTAGTTTTTTTTCTAAAAAAATACGAACATTTATTAGATGAAGACTGTAAGAGACGATTATATACTAATCCCTTACGTATTTTAGATTCTAAGAATAAAAATGTTCAAAAAATATTAGAAGAAGCTCCCTTACTAAGTAAATATATCAATGTTTCTTCCAGTAACCATTTTCAAAATTTATGTAACATAATGAATTCACATGGAATAAAATATAAATGTAATCCAAATCTAGTACGAGGATTAGATTATTATAATAATACTGTTTTTGAATGGAAAAGTAA
It encodes the following:
- the trpD gene encoding anthranilate phosphoribosyltransferase, which gives rise to MQNILNKIYDSKSLTQEESYQLFKLISFGKITDIQLASILTAMRIRGESIEEITGAIYAFSEKMKFFPKPDYIFSDIVGTGGDNKNTINISTASAFVAAACGFKVIKHCNKKISSKSGSSDLLEKLNINLNASPEKSRQTLDELNICFLFAPKYHDGFKYSNNVRKNLKTKTIFNLLGPFLNPAVPPLTVIGVYNKKLIGPTVKILQNLKYTRGIIVHSDDTDEVTLFGTTYVSELLNKEIISYELQPESFGLKTHPKNRLKINSLEENHFIISQIMQGKGNRLHEELIAVNVALLLKVFGNENLKENTELALHKIRSGDVYKHIRNVSDMLKEDNYARKYT
- the trpCF gene encoding bifunctional indole-3-glycerol-phosphate synthase TrpC/phosphoribosylanthranilate isomerase TrpF — translated: MQENILKKIIKDKIYWITLRKENQPLCSFKNKINIKTRDFYSSLKEKKPCFILEYKKTSPSLGIIRNNFDLVAISNVYKKYASSVSVLTDEKYFHGNLKFINIVRKCVTQPVLCKDFFIDPYQVYLARYYNADAILLMLSVLDDAKYQELSKIAKLLNMGILTEVNNKQELERALALNANIIGINNRNLNDLSIDLNRTRILSSLIKKDIIIISESGITKNSEIKKLGKFVNGFLIGSHLMSKNNLEIGVRSIIFGNNKICGLTRNTDIQISEKCGAIYGGLIFVKNSLRYITKKTAKNIIINSQLRFVGVFQNEDINTIAQFSEELSLYAVQLHGQENQDYINKLRNILSDKVKIWKAFSIQSKLPDRKYKNINMYVFDSFFGGSNTSFNWSILHNQVLDNVILAGGINLENCTIASKFHCSGLDFNSGIEISPGIKNHEKIRLIFQRLRYC
- a CDS encoding pseudouridine synthase, whose translation is MSEKIQKILSHFGYGSRRNIEKLIQCGNISINGIKAIIGQRLDYKNIGEVRIKGEIISIKKTYFKTKVIIYNKPEGEICTRNDVKKRPTVFDKLPFLNIHRWISIGRLDLNTRGLLLFTNNGNLANKLMHPKNKVEREYYIRVFGQINKNTMNILKNGVKIKDGYASFKSIEPIDCKDSRKNKWFKGVLCEGKNREIRSMWKTVKCQVSRLIRIRYGNIILPKNLQLGHWTELNSTLVDNLSNLVA
- the sohB gene encoding protease SohB yields the protein MNLLLNYELFLAKIITFIIISISTLTLFYTIIKRKKNTDSKIKITLLEDNYKNIKNKILLSTMENFEKKIWFEKEKIKNKKNKKKILENKDQYLKNKKKKLYILDFKGGVYANEVMGLREEISAVLSVANKNDEVLLRLESSGGVIHGYGLAASQLNRLRQRGIHLIVSVDKIAASGGYMMACVADYIVSAPFAIIGSIGVVGQIPNFNKLLKKYNVDVELHTAGDYKRTLTMFGHNTQSTRDKFCEELNMTHKLFKNFIKEMRPSLDIESVSNGEHWFGTMALEKKLVDQISTSDDILMSKMGEYTLLNIQYIYKKKILERFTSSIVHNIRKILLKIFFHKNYL
- the trpB gene encoding tryptophan synthase subunit beta; the encoded protein is MYVPQILMPALFELEKNFVSAQEDTDFQKKFHDLLKNYAGRPTPLTLCRNLTKGTKTRIYLKREDLLHGGAHKTNQVLGQAMLAIRMKKKEIIAETGAGQHGVAAAIACALLNLKCRIYMGVKDVKRQSTNVFRMQLMGAKVISVKNGSGTLKDACNEALRDWSSTYKTSHYMIGTAAGPHPYPTIVREFQKMIGEETKKQILEQENKLPNSIIACIGGGSNAIGIFSDFIYDKVNLIGVEPAGHGIHTGKHGAPLKHGRTGIYFGMKSHLMQNQEGQIQESWSISAGLDFPSVGPEHAWLNSTHRAQYVSITDQEAINAFQSLCREEGIIPALESSHALAYALKIMKMHPQKKQILIVNLSGRGDKDIFTVHDVLKKGKKNESISDNV
- a CDS encoding DMT family transporter produces the protein MNKMLVIILFSLVSLTWGTTWIAMKIATETIPPFFATGIRFLVASPLLIIIAYYTQTPLLFPYGQRWFQFIISIFYFSIPFTLMLYGGTYVSSSIASIIFSNMPVAVLTVSFLYLKQKLFLTQKIGILISLITLLTVLLIELESECFFQWKGILALLFALFSHAFIYAECQKKCCNVSVITFNALPSLVSGILLSTISWFIENPHIDTFSNRSILAIFYLGDFSGIFGILSFFYLQQKVSAFYASTVFLIFPVIAGFLENYIYKNTILLCEMWFIFPLIIGILLTLIPVDYLKKIKNKP